A window of Christiangramia forsetii KT0803 contains these coding sequences:
- a CDS encoding acyl-CoA thioesterase yields MEAKPPSESRTTLTDLVLPSETNPLNNLFGGELLARMDRAASIAARRHSRRIVVTASVNHVAFNKAIPLGSVVTVEAVVSRAFKSSMEIYIDVWVEDRESGRRTKANEAIYTFVAVDETGVPIQIPALAPETDLEKERYEAALRRKQLSLVLAGKMKPTEATELKALFED; encoded by the coding sequence ATGGAGGCTAAACCACCAAGCGAATCACGTACTACCTTAACCGATCTTGTTTTACCTAGTGAAACTAATCCACTAAACAATCTTTTTGGAGGTGAGTTACTTGCGCGTATGGATCGTGCTGCCAGTATTGCTGCAAGAAGACATAGCCGAAGAATTGTTGTTACTGCATCTGTAAATCATGTAGCTTTTAATAAAGCAATTCCTTTAGGAAGTGTGGTAACTGTTGAAGCAGTAGTTTCAAGAGCTTTTAAGAGCTCTATGGAAATCTACATAGATGTTTGGGTGGAAGATCGTGAAAGTGGCCGTAGAACCAAAGCAAATGAAGCGATCTATACGTTTGTTGCTGTTGATGAAACCGGAGTTCCAATTCAAATTCCTGCTTTGGCACCAGAAACCGATTTGGAAAAAGAACGTTACGAAGCTGCTTTAAGAAGAAAACAATTGAGTCTTGTTCTTGCTGGAAAGATGAAACCAACGGAGGCTACGGAGCTAAAAGCTCTTTTTGAGGATTAA
- a CDS encoding murein hydrolase activator EnvC family protein translates to MIKLKFSRSLLFFLFLFFGYNLANAQTNREDLEKRRIELRNEISRINELRISNQKKQSSVLGQVEDLNQQIRSTEDLIKLTNQQANLLTREINTNTNKIGQLRKELEKLKEDYSRMIEKSYKSKSQQSRVMFLLSSENFLQAYKRLQYMKQYTNYRKQQGEEIKANTRELQELNSRLVQQKEEKEKLIAENRKTRAQLEENRKSQQTLMATIRKREGEFATQIRKKQSEIDQIDRAIDKMIRESIAKANKESGSGSTSRSTFELTPAAKALATDFNNNKGKLPWPVKSGVVTMRYGKQPHPVVRSVMVNNNGVRIDTDKGGKARAVFNGTVSEVQAVKGANQAVMVRHGDYITIYNNLQEVYVKRGDKVTTEQEIGEVATSRTTGKTTLHFLLYKNDQKMDPGDWIYRM, encoded by the coding sequence ATGATCAAACTAAAGTTTTCAAGATCCCTATTATTCTTCTTGTTTTTATTTTTTGGCTATAATCTGGCCAATGCCCAAACCAATCGTGAAGATCTCGAAAAGAGAAGGATCGAACTTCGGAATGAGATAAGCAGGATCAATGAACTCCGAATTTCGAATCAAAAGAAACAAAGTTCGGTATTGGGGCAGGTGGAAGATTTAAATCAACAGATTAGAAGTACCGAAGATCTTATTAAACTTACCAATCAGCAGGCAAATTTATTAACCCGGGAGATCAATACCAATACCAATAAAATCGGTCAGTTAAGAAAGGAACTTGAAAAACTGAAAGAGGATTACTCCCGAATGATAGAGAAATCTTATAAAAGTAAATCCCAACAAAGTAGAGTGATGTTTCTGTTATCTTCAGAGAACTTTTTGCAGGCCTACAAGCGACTTCAGTATATGAAACAGTATACCAACTATCGCAAGCAGCAGGGAGAAGAAATAAAGGCAAATACAAGAGAACTACAAGAACTTAATTCGCGACTTGTTCAGCAAAAAGAAGAAAAAGAAAAGCTTATTGCTGAAAATAGAAAAACAAGGGCACAGCTGGAAGAGAATAGAAAATCCCAGCAAACCTTAATGGCTACCATTAGAAAACGTGAGGGAGAATTTGCTACACAAATAAGAAAGAAACAAAGTGAGATTGATCAGATAGACCGTGCCATAGATAAAATGATTCGGGAATCTATTGCTAAAGCGAATAAGGAAAGCGGTAGCGGTTCAACTTCCAGAAGTACCTTTGAATTGACTCCGGCGGCAAAAGCACTTGCAACCGATTTTAATAACAATAAAGGGAAATTGCCATGGCCTGTTAAATCTGGGGTAGTAACCATGCGTTATGGAAAGCAGCCGCACCCGGTGGTAAGATCTGTCATGGTTAATAACAATGGGGTGCGTATAGATACTGATAAAGGCGGTAAAGCCCGTGCGGTTTTTAACGGAACCGTTAGTGAAGTTCAGGCGGTAAAAGGAGCAAATCAGGCGGTTATGGTTAGACATGGTGATTATATTACCATTTATAATAACCTTCAGGAAGTATATGTAAAAAGAGGGGATAAGGTAACTACCGAACAGGAAATTGGGGAGGTTGCCACCAGTAGAACTACTGGCAAGACTACACTGCACTTTTTACTTTATAAAAATGACCAGAAAATGGATCCTGGAGATTGGATTTACAGGATGTAA
- a CDS encoding DUF4292 domain-containing protein — protein sequence MLKRIVALILLSVVVISCGSRKSTGKIATKNAEAVSVIKKHYTAETQFKTASGKLRAVYQNDERTQSVNLSFRMEKDKAIWMSASILGFPVAKAYITPTSVSYYEKVTQTYFDGDFRLVSDFLGTPLDFQKLQNLLIGQAIYDLREEEYNFTQSPRGFQFVNDNGEIMKKMFLLNPSNLKAEAQQLLQGLDNRGLTVTYSDYQEIDGLVFPENIKIIANEGGSSTNIDLTYRNISFNEEVSFPFDIPSGYEEISLK from the coding sequence ATGTTAAAAAGAATAGTTGCCCTAATCCTACTTTCAGTTGTAGTTATTTCCTGTGGTAGTAGAAAATCTACCGGGAAGATCGCTACGAAGAATGCTGAAGCAGTTTCAGTAATAAAAAAGCATTATACTGCCGAAACTCAATTTAAAACAGCCTCGGGAAAACTCCGTGCCGTATATCAGAATGATGAAAGAACACAGTCTGTAAATCTTAGTTTCAGAATGGAAAAAGATAAAGCGATTTGGATGAGCGCCAGCATTCTTGGGTTTCCAGTAGCGAAGGCTTATATCACGCCAACTAGTGTAAGTTACTATGAGAAAGTGACTCAAACTTATTTTGACGGAGACTTTAGACTGGTAAGTGACTTTCTGGGAACTCCGCTTGATTTTCAAAAACTTCAAAATTTATTAATAGGGCAGGCTATCTATGATCTTCGTGAAGAAGAATATAATTTTACACAATCCCCTCGTGGTTTTCAGTTTGTAAATGACAATGGGGAAATAATGAAAAAAATGTTTCTTTTAAATCCGTCAAATCTAAAGGCAGAGGCGCAGCAATTATTACAGGGACTTGATAATCGGGGATTAACGGTTACCTATTCAGACTATCAGGAAATAGACGGTTTGGTTTTTCCTGAAAATATAAAGATCATTGCAAATGAAGGAGGTTCAAGTACTAATATTGATCTTACTTACAGAAATATTTCATTTAATGAGGAAGTTAGCTTTCCATTTGACATTCCATCCGGTTACGAAGAAATCAGTTTAAAATGA
- a CDS encoding tetratricopeptide repeat protein — protein sequence MKKLIFILLMALLAIPVNSQELPQPFQDINQDDLGNVSDEFQEYFFEALKQKGIENYEKAIIALEKCLKLDTEKSVVYFELGKNYQELEQFEQAITNFKKASELEPQKESILVYLFQTYRMTEDFDGAITTLKKLIPIDEAYKQDLANLYLLNENYEQALSLLDELDTKLGANSYRNSLRRQIFARTNNTVAQIENLQQGISDNPDVEQNYLNLIYIYSENGEDEEAFKVAQELLDTNPGSTLAHLALYKFYLSKGDTEAAVASMKIVFESEEIDAESKFKVLNDFLNFVQENPTYEEDLIEVAGNLTEWEDAPKLYEQLGRYYLKRNNREDALKFFELGLKENPGNFELTKNTLLLQLEFEKYEAAKGLSGEALEGFPSQPMLYLFQAVALNKLMDFESAKESLEDGLDYLIDDTLMEIDFYSQLIISYSGMKNADKAEEYRQKAENLKKETN from the coding sequence ATGAAGAAACTGATTTTCATCCTGTTGATGGCTTTGCTGGCGATTCCCGTTAATTCGCAGGAATTGCCGCAGCCTTTTCAGGATATTAATCAGGACGATCTAGGCAATGTTAGTGATGAGTTTCAGGAATATTTTTTTGAAGCTCTAAAGCAAAAAGGTATTGAAAACTATGAAAAAGCGATCATTGCTTTAGAAAAATGCCTTAAGCTGGATACAGAAAAATCTGTTGTTTATTTTGAATTAGGAAAGAACTACCAGGAGCTTGAACAGTTTGAACAGGCCATTACTAATTTCAAAAAAGCGAGTGAGCTGGAACCTCAAAAAGAGTCTATCCTGGTATATCTATTCCAGACTTATAGGATGACCGAAGATTTTGATGGAGCAATAACAACCTTGAAGAAGCTAATTCCAATTGATGAAGCTTACAAACAGGATCTTGCAAATCTTTATTTGCTGAATGAAAATTATGAACAGGCATTGAGTTTACTGGATGAGTTGGATACTAAACTTGGAGCCAATTCTTACAGAAATTCATTGAGACGCCAAATTTTTGCACGTACGAACAATACCGTTGCACAAATAGAAAATCTTCAACAAGGCATTTCAGATAATCCTGATGTTGAACAAAATTATCTAAATCTCATTTATATCTACAGTGAAAATGGGGAAGATGAAGAGGCTTTTAAAGTTGCACAGGAGCTTTTGGATACGAATCCCGGTTCAACACTGGCTCATCTTGCTCTGTATAAGTTTTATTTGAGTAAAGGTGATACCGAAGCCGCTGTAGCTTCCATGAAGATTGTTTTTGAAAGTGAGGAGATAGATGCAGAATCAAAATTTAAGGTTTTAAATGATTTTTTGAATTTTGTTCAGGAGAATCCAACATATGAAGAAGATCTAATTGAAGTTGCCGGAAACCTTACCGAGTGGGAAGATGCTCCAAAGCTTTATGAGCAGCTTGGGCGATACTATTTAAAAAGGAACAATCGTGAGGATGCCTTGAAGTTTTTTGAGTTGGGTTTAAAAGAAAATCCGGGGAACTTTGAATTAACCAAGAATACGCTTCTTTTGCAATTGGAATTTGAGAAATATGAAGCTGCAAAAGGCTTAAGTGGAGAAGCTTTAGAAGGATTTCCTTCCCAGCCCATGCTTTACTTATTTCAAGCAGTCGCTCTCAATAAATTAATGGATTTTGAATCGGCTAAGGAAAGTTTAGAAGATGGCCTTGATTACCTTATAGACGATACATTGATGGAAATTGATTTTTATTCCCAGCTTATAATAAGTTACAGTGGTATGAAAAATGCAGATAAAGCTGAAGAATATCGCCAGAAAGCGGAAAATTTAAAAAAAGAAACTAATTGA
- a CDS encoding sugar phosphate nucleotidyltransferase → MKIIVPMAGRGSRLRPHTLTVPKPLIPIAGKPIVHRLVEDIAKVLDEKIDEVAFIIGEDFGEQVEKDLMKIANSLGAKGTIYYQDKPLGTGHAIMCAKESLTGPAVVAYADTLFKADFNLDKEADAVMWVKKVENPSAYGVVKLNQNNEITDLVEKPEEFVSDLAVIGIYYFKDVEVLKNELQNVLDAKLTRGGEYQINDGIEAMRKNGLRFVPGKVDEWMDCGNKNVTVETNGRMLNFLHQDGEKLISDSVKIKDSEITEPCYIGENVELINVKIGPNVSVGNGTKIENSTVKNSLIQTFAEVKNAKLDNAMIGNHAKFNGEFTQISIGDFSVLE, encoded by the coding sequence ATGAAAATAATTGTACCAATGGCAGGTCGTGGTTCACGACTTCGTCCACATACTTTAACCGTACCAAAACCGTTAATTCCTATAGCGGGAAAACCAATTGTACATCGTCTTGTAGAAGATATCGCGAAGGTTTTGGATGAGAAAATAGATGAAGTCGCTTTTATAATCGGAGAGGATTTTGGAGAGCAGGTTGAAAAAGATCTCATGAAAATTGCCAACAGCCTTGGGGCTAAAGGCACGATCTACTATCAGGATAAACCACTTGGAACAGGGCATGCGATCATGTGTGCTAAAGAATCTTTGACTGGTCCTGCTGTTGTGGCCTATGCAGATACACTTTTTAAAGCAGATTTTAACCTGGACAAAGAAGCAGATGCCGTAATGTGGGTTAAAAAAGTTGAAAATCCTTCAGCTTATGGGGTGGTGAAACTTAATCAGAATAACGAGATCACAGACTTGGTGGAGAAGCCGGAAGAATTTGTATCAGATCTTGCAGTTATCGGGATCTATTATTTCAAAGATGTTGAGGTTTTGAAAAATGAACTTCAGAATGTATTAGACGCGAAATTAACCAGAGGCGGAGAATATCAGATCAACGACGGGATCGAGGCGATGCGAAAAAACGGATTAAGGTTTGTTCCCGGGAAAGTTGATGAATGGATGGACTGCGGAAATAAAAATGTAACCGTAGAGACTAACGGTAGAATGCTTAATTTTCTTCATCAAGATGGAGAAAAGTTGATTTCAGATTCAGTAAAGATCAAGGATTCTGAAATTACCGAGCCATGTTATATTGGTGAAAATGTAGAGTTGATCAATGTCAAGATTGGCCCGAATGTTTCAGTAGGAAATGGGACAAAAATTGAAAATTCAACGGTTAAGAATAGTCTTATTCAAACTTTTGCAGAGGTGAAAAATGCGAAGCTTGATAATGCGATGATCGGAAATCATGCTAAATTTAATGGGGAATTCACTCAGATTAGTATTGGAGACTTTTCCGTTTTAGAATAA
- the dut gene encoding dUTP diphosphatase, translating into MDIKIINKSAHKLPHYETDFSAGMDLRANIEEPVTLKPLERAIIKTGLFMELPLGFEAQVRPRSGLAAKKGITVLNAPGTIDADYRGEIGVILVNLSNEEFVVNNGERIAQMVIAKHEHISWEEVDILGETSRGVGGFGSTGHE; encoded by the coding sequence ATGGACATAAAAATTATTAATAAGTCGGCACATAAATTGCCGCATTACGAAACAGATTTTTCAGCCGGAATGGACCTTCGGGCAAATATTGAAGAACCGGTTACTTTAAAACCTTTAGAAAGAGCGATCATAAAAACCGGGCTTTTTATGGAACTGCCTTTAGGTTTTGAAGCACAGGTAAGACCACGTAGCGGTCTGGCTGCAAAAAAAGGAATCACTGTACTTAACGCACCCGGAACAATTGATGCCGATTATCGCGGAGAAATAGGCGTGATCCTTGTAAATTTGTCCAATGAAGAATTTGTGGTGAACAATGGGGAAAGAATTGCTCAGATGGTCATTGCAAAACACGAACATATTTCCTGGGAAGAAGTAGACATTTTAGGTGAAACTTCGCGTGGAGTTGGAGGCTTTGGAAGTACAGGTCACGAATAA
- a CDS encoding oligosaccharide flippase family protein: MSTFKKLFQQTFIYGLATVLPRMLSFLLVPLYTEILPKEEYGEISVIFAYFVLFNVILAYGMETAFFRFYNKQSNKREVLSTSGISLVISSLLFFGIAFISKEWISAITGIPIQYINLAIWILLLDALVIIPFAWLRASEKPMRYAIIKILNVAVNLGLNVFFLLFLKDLAEGSEIFQTIYIPDFEISYVFIANLIASSLTLLLMFPFYIKIDFKFNSTLWKSMMRYAFPVLIAGIAFSINEVFDRIMLDYLLPEDIARSEIGAYSACYKLALFMTLFATAFRLGIEPFFFSHAESKNAAQTYAQITNYFVVFGSLILVGVIVFVDFLKLILIQNDTYWEAMEIVPLILLANLFLGIYHNLSVWYKITDRTKFGGYISLAGAVLTIALNLWLIPVISYTGSAIATLAAYGLMMLLSFYFGQKYYPIPYNIKKIGGYLFLSIIISALSFYVFRGNYFVGIPLLLLFIGIVYFSEKKQILKIIQS; the protein is encoded by the coding sequence TTGAGTACTTTTAAGAAACTCTTTCAGCAAACTTTTATTTACGGATTGGCAACTGTGTTGCCAAGAATGCTCAGTTTCTTATTAGTTCCATTATACACCGAAATTTTACCGAAAGAAGAATACGGTGAAATTTCGGTGATTTTTGCCTATTTCGTGCTCTTTAATGTAATTCTGGCTTACGGTATGGAAACCGCTTTTTTTCGGTTTTATAATAAACAATCGAATAAAAGAGAAGTTTTAAGTACTTCAGGAATTTCCCTGGTTATTTCTTCTTTATTATTTTTTGGGATAGCATTTATTTCTAAGGAATGGATCTCGGCAATCACAGGAATACCCATACAATATATCAACCTGGCCATCTGGATTTTATTGCTGGATGCTTTAGTGATCATTCCATTTGCATGGTTAAGAGCTTCAGAAAAGCCCATGCGTTATGCAATTATAAAGATTCTAAATGTTGCGGTGAATTTAGGTCTAAATGTTTTCTTCTTACTCTTTCTCAAAGACCTGGCTGAAGGATCAGAAATTTTTCAAACTATATATATTCCAGACTTCGAGATTAGCTATGTTTTCATTGCGAATTTGATCGCTAGCTCACTCACGTTGTTATTGATGTTTCCTTTCTATATAAAGATTGATTTTAAATTCAATTCTACTTTATGGAAATCTATGATGAGATATGCTTTTCCCGTTCTTATTGCAGGGATCGCTTTTTCCATTAATGAGGTTTTTGACAGGATTATGCTTGACTATTTATTGCCAGAGGATATTGCAAGGTCTGAAATTGGAGCTTATTCTGCCTGTTATAAACTGGCGCTATTCATGACGCTTTTCGCCACGGCTTTTAGGCTCGGGATAGAACCTTTCTTTTTTAGTCATGCAGAATCTAAGAACGCCGCTCAAACTTATGCTCAGATCACGAACTATTTTGTGGTTTTTGGAAGCTTAATTCTGGTAGGGGTCATCGTCTTTGTAGATTTTCTGAAACTAATTTTAATTCAGAATGACACATACTGGGAAGCGATGGAAATTGTTCCGTTAATTCTTTTGGCGAACTTGTTTCTGGGAATATATCATAACCTTTCGGTATGGTATAAGATCACAGATCGCACAAAATTTGGCGGTTATATCTCACTTGCGGGAGCTGTGCTTACCATTGCATTAAACCTATGGCTTATTCCTGTGATAAGTTATACCGGATCTGCAATTGCAACGCTGGCTGCTTACGGGTTAATGATGCTGCTTTCCTTCTATTTCGGTCAGAAGTATTATCCAATTCCGTATAATATAAAAAAGATAGGAGGTTATTTATTCCTTTCAATCATAATATCGGCACTTTCATTTTATGTATTTCGCGGAAATTATTTCGTGGGAATACCGTTATTATTACTTTTTATTGGGATAGTTTATTTTTCAGAAAAAAAACAAATTCTCAAAATCATACAATCTTAA
- the atpG gene encoding ATP synthase F1 subunit gamma, protein MANLKELRSRITSVSSTMQITKAMKMVSASKLSKAQDAITQMRPYSEKLTQLLQDLSATLDDDAGSKYAEEREVKNVLIVAISSNKGLAGAFNTNIIKAVKYKAKNDYKAKNIDIYTVGKKANDILKKEYDIHKNNNEIYDDLSFENASAIAEELMQLFLDEKYDKIVLVYNQFKNAATQIVQHEQFLPIEQFDSEENKQLDYIFEPSKLEIVKDLIPKSLKMQLFKALRDSFASEHGARMTAMHKATENATELRDDLKLSYNKARQASITNEILEIVGGAEALNG, encoded by the coding sequence ATGGCAAACTTAAAAGAATTACGTAGCAGGATTACTTCGGTATCTTCAACGATGCAGATTACCAAAGCCATGAAAATGGTATCGGCTTCAAAGTTGAGCAAGGCTCAGGATGCAATTACCCAAATGCGTCCCTATTCTGAAAAGCTTACCCAGTTGCTACAGGATTTAAGTGCTACATTAGATGATGATGCGGGCAGTAAATACGCCGAGGAGCGCGAGGTAAAAAATGTTTTGATCGTTGCTATTTCATCAAATAAGGGACTGGCCGGTGCTTTTAATACCAATATCATAAAAGCGGTTAAGTACAAGGCTAAGAACGATTACAAAGCCAAAAATATAGATATCTATACCGTTGGGAAAAAGGCCAACGATATTCTAAAAAAGGAATATGATATTCATAAGAATAATAATGAGATCTATGATGATCTAAGCTTTGAAAATGCTTCAGCTATCGCTGAAGAATTGATGCAGTTGTTCCTTGATGAGAAGTATGATAAGATCGTTCTGGTTTACAACCAGTTCAAAAATGCCGCTACGCAAATTGTTCAGCATGAACAATTTTTGCCTATCGAACAATTTGATTCTGAAGAGAACAAACAACTGGACTATATCTTTGAGCCTTCAAAATTGGAAATCGTTAAAGATCTGATTCCAAAATCTCTAAAAATGCAATTATTTAAAGCGCTTAGAGATTCTTTTGCTTCAGAACACGGTGCACGTATGACGGCGATGCATAAGGCTACAGAGAATGCCACAGAACTTAGAGATGATCTTAAGCTTTCTTATAACAAAGCACGACAGGCTTCCATTACCAATGAGATCCTTGAGATCGTTGGTGGAGCAGAGGCTCTTAATGGATAG
- the atpA gene encoding F0F1 ATP synthase subunit alpha: MAEVNPAEVSAILKQQLSGFESKASLDEVGTVLTVGDGIANVYGLANAQYGELVQFESGLEGIVLNLEEDNVGVVLLGPANEIKESSTVKRTQRIASINVGEGIVGRVVDTLGAPIDGKGAIEGETFEMPLERKAPGVIYRQPVTEPLQTGIKSIDAMVPVGRGQRELVIGDRQTGKTTVCIDTILNQKEFYDAGEPVYCIYVAIGQKASTVAAIAKTLEDKGALAYTTIVAANASDPAPMQVYAPFAGAAIGEYFRDTGRPALIVFDDLSKQAVAYREVSLLLRRPPGREAYPGDVFFLHSRLLERSAKVIDDDGIAKQMNDLPESLKDKVKGGGSLTALPIIETQAGDVSAYIPTNVISITDGQIFLTSDLFNSGVRPAIDVGISVSRVGGNAQIKSMKKVAGTLKLDQAQYRELEAFAKFGSDLDPTTMSVISKGKRNVEILKQGQNDPYPVENQIAIIYAGSKNLLRDVPVEKVKEFERDYLAYLDTKHRDTLDTLKAGKLTDEVIDTLTQTAKELSAKYKN, from the coding sequence ATGGCAGAAGTAAATCCTGCTGAAGTATCAGCAATATTAAAACAACAATTATCAGGTTTTGAATCCAAGGCCTCTCTAGACGAAGTGGGTACCGTTCTAACCGTAGGTGACGGTATTGCTAACGTTTACGGACTGGCGAATGCTCAATATGGCGAATTGGTTCAGTTTGAAAGCGGACTTGAAGGAATCGTTCTAAACCTTGAAGAAGATAATGTTGGGGTAGTACTTTTAGGTCCTGCAAATGAGATCAAAGAAAGCTCTACAGTAAAAAGAACTCAGCGTATCGCTTCTATCAATGTTGGAGAAGGAATTGTTGGCCGTGTGGTTGATACTTTAGGAGCTCCAATTGATGGTAAGGGTGCAATTGAAGGTGAAACTTTTGAAATGCCGTTGGAGCGTAAAGCTCCTGGGGTAATTTATCGTCAGCCGGTAACTGAGCCACTTCAAACAGGTATCAAATCTATCGATGCGATGGTACCGGTAGGAAGAGGACAACGTGAGTTGGTAATTGGTGACCGTCAAACAGGTAAAACTACCGTTTGTATTGATACCATTCTTAACCAGAAAGAATTTTACGATGCCGGCGAGCCGGTTTATTGTATATATGTAGCTATTGGTCAAAAAGCTTCAACCGTTGCGGCGATTGCTAAAACATTAGAAGATAAAGGAGCTTTAGCATATACTACTATTGTTGCTGCAAACGCATCAGATCCTGCTCCAATGCAGGTATATGCTCCTTTCGCAGGTGCAGCGATTGGTGAATATTTTAGAGATACAGGTCGTCCTGCATTGATCGTTTTTGATGATCTTTCTAAGCAGGCGGTTGCTTATCGTGAGGTTTCCCTTTTACTTCGTCGTCCACCGGGACGTGAGGCATATCCTGGGGATGTATTCTTCCTTCACTCAAGATTACTGGAGCGTTCAGCAAAAGTGATAGATGATGATGGGATCGCTAAGCAAATGAATGACCTTCCTGAAAGTCTTAAAGACAAGGTGAAAGGTGGCGGATCACTTACCGCTCTTCCAATTATCGAAACTCAGGCGGGTGACGTTTCAGCATATATTCCAACCAACGTAATTTCCATTACAGATGGACAGATCTTCTTAACTTCAGATCTATTTAACTCGGGGGTACGTCCTGCAATTGATGTGGGTATTTCTGTATCTCGTGTGGGTGGTAACGCTCAGATCAAGTCGATGAAGAAAGTTGCAGGTACGTTAAAACTTGATCAGGCTCAGTATCGTGAACTTGAAGCATTTGCTAAGTTTGGATCTGATCTTGATCCAACTACCATGAGCGTGATCTCTAAAGGTAAGCGTAACGTGGAGATCCTTAAGCAGGGACAAAACGATCCTTACCCGGTAGAAAACCAGATTGCGATCATTTATGCAGGTTCTAAGAATTTGTTGAGAGATGTACCAGTAGAAAAAGTAAAGGAGTTTGAAAGAGATTATCTTGCATATCTTGATACAAAACACAGAGATACACTTGATACTCTTAAAGCAGGAAAATTAACTGATGAAGTAATTGATACTTTGACTCAGACGGCTAAAGAACTTTCAGCTAAATACAAAAACTAG